A region of Dioscorea cayenensis subsp. rotundata cultivar TDr96_F1 chromosome 5, TDr96_F1_v2_PseudoChromosome.rev07_lg8_w22 25.fasta, whole genome shotgun sequence DNA encodes the following proteins:
- the LOC120261287 gene encoding uncharacterized protein LOC120261287 isoform X2, whose translation MSSSLLSLWLFLSLFLSLSHYLSLSLSESSTKLQNLTTWRQTERGDAPEARDTLSLHAERDSAVRHVGSRIYDRENGISCHQCRQKTRDFAVPCKKMKKKNKPCCIRFCHKCLRNRYGENALEAYAKENWECPKCRGICNCSVCMKRRGQRPTGMLIKTAKATGCSSVFEWLHHNIAEGSNAGNEAVPAEASRGKEIDNVGKNHTADPQPEMINNADSGNEANQENTSKVSRPASEENAPAENDNTEQPMPVKIRRPRKRDIISTTELEKKAIVLPEGSPLTMVADVEWQAEDAGPALQFLEFCSAFSKILDIRKGQPEDILREIARECVALRGAQPLTVQFHIKLLSLIKEDIGEGSTLYSPENARSWLQDLEKVITESPCIAKELHLDSYDWVSIDYYNLEPSEKLKILNFLCDEALGTEVLRSWIDEENTKFLEQKKEDRGKASAVKQKEKDIKQKMKDEMAKAMAPREGAPLSASEHLELIFKIKTEAEKSSAELAESMEIVPKKKRRMDAVRTERVFIVENGRTFWKLGGSGKSDILAQEIENQDLVEGKEKWFTYDEDSQKVIEKVILTLR comes from the exons AtgtcctcttctcttctctctctttggCTCTTTCTttcactctttctctctctctctcactatCTATCTCTCTCCCTCTCGGAAAGCAGCACAAAGCTCCAAAATCTCACAACTTGGCGCCAAACGGAAAGGGGCGACGCCCCCGAAGCACGCGACACACTCTCTCTTCACGCT GAGAGAGATTCCGCTGTCCGACATGTGGGAAGCCGAATCTATGATCGCGAGAATGGGATTAGTTGTCACCAG TGCCGACAGAAAACTCGGGACTTTGCGGTGCCGtgcaagaagatgaagaagaagaacaagccTTGCTGTATAAGGTTCTGTCATAAATGTCTTCGCAACag GTATGGAGAGAACGCTTTGGAAGCTTACGCTAAGGAGAATTGGGAATGCCCCAAATGCAGAGGCATTTGCAACTGCAGCGTTTGCAT GAAAAGAAGAGGCCAGCGGCCCACTGGCATGCTCATCAAGACCGCCAAGGCCACTGGATGCTCTTCAGTTTTTGAATGGCTGCATCACAATATTGCTGAGGGTTCTAATGCTGGAAAT GAGGCTGTGCCTGCAGAAGCAAGCCGGGGTAAGGAAATAGATAATGTGGGCAAGAATCACACTGCAGATCCTCAACCAGAGATGATAAACAACGCAGACTCTG GCAATGAAGCCAATCAAGAGAACACCAGCAAGGTGTCACGTCCTGCTTCTGAAGAGAATGCCCCGGCTGAAAATGATAATACTGAGCAACCAATGCCCGTGAAGATTCGCAGGCCAAGGAAACGTGATATCATAAGCACCACGGAACTGGAGAAGAAAGCTATTGTTCTTCCAGAGGGCAGTCCATTAACAATGGTTGCTGATGTAGAGTGGCAGGCTGAGGATGCTGGACCAGCGTTGCAGTTTCTGGAATTCTGTTCTGCATTTTCTAAG ATTCTTGATATAAGAAAGGGCCAACCGGAAGATATTCTTCGAGAAATAGCAAGAGAGTGTGTCGCTCTTCGGGGAGCACAGCCATTAACTGTTCAATTTCACATAAAGCTGCTATCTCTGATCAAAGAGGACATAGGGGAAGG GTCTACTTTGTACTCCCCTGAAAATGCCCGCTCATGGCTGCAAGATCTTGAAAAGGTTATAACGGAATCTCCGTGCATTGCCAAGGAACTGCACTTGGATTCTTATGACTGGGTCTCCATTGACTATTATAACTTGGAGCCATCAGAAAAACTGAAGATCTTGAATTTTCTCTGTGATGAGGCTCTTGGCACTGA AGTCCTGAGGAGTTggattgatgaagaaaataccAAATTTCTTGAGCAGAAGAAGGAAGACAGAGGAAAAGCAAGTGCTGTCAAACAGAAG GAGAAGGATATCAAACAGAAGATGAAGGATGAGATGGCCAAAGCTATGGCTCCAAGAGAAGGGGCTCCGCTTTCTGCTTCTGAACATCTGGAacttatattcaaaataaaaaccgaGGCAGAAAAGAGTTCTGCTGAGTTGGCTGAATCAATGGAAATAGTACCGAAAA AGAAACGGCGAATGGATGCTGTTCGTACTGAGCGTGTTTTCATTGTGGAAAATGGGCGCACATTCTGGAAATTAGGAGGTTCTGGTAAATCAGATATCCTAGCTCAAG AAATAGAGAATCAGGATTTAGTGGAAGGAAAGGAAAAGTGGTTTACTTATGATGAGGACAGTCAAAAGGTTATTGAGAAAGTCATTTTGACTCTAAG GTAA
- the LOC120261287 gene encoding uncharacterized protein LOC120261287 isoform X1 → MSSSLLSLWLFLSLFLSLSHYLSLSLSESSTKLQNLTTWRQTERGDAPEARDTLSLHAERDSAVRHVGSRIYDRENGISCHQCRQKTRDFAVPCKKMKKKNKPCCIRFCHKCLRNRYGENALEAYAKENWECPKCRGICNCSVCMKRRGQRPTGMLIKTAKATGCSSVFEWLHHNIAEGSNAGNVEAVPAEASRGKEIDNVGKNHTADPQPEMINNADSGNEANQENTSKVSRPASEENAPAENDNTEQPMPVKIRRPRKRDIISTTELEKKAIVLPEGSPLTMVADVEWQAEDAGPALQFLEFCSAFSKILDIRKGQPEDILREIARECVALRGAQPLTVQFHIKLLSLIKEDIGEGSTLYSPENARSWLQDLEKVITESPCIAKELHLDSYDWVSIDYYNLEPSEKLKILNFLCDEALGTEVLRSWIDEENTKFLEQKKEDRGKASAVKQKEKDIKQKMKDEMAKAMAPREGAPLSASEHLELIFKIKTEAEKSSAELAESMEIVPKKKRRMDAVRTERVFIVENGRTFWKLGGSGKSDILAQEIENQDLVEGKEKWFTYDEDSQKVIEKVILTLR, encoded by the exons AtgtcctcttctcttctctctctttggCTCTTTCTttcactctttctctctctctctcactatCTATCTCTCTCCCTCTCGGAAAGCAGCACAAAGCTCCAAAATCTCACAACTTGGCGCCAAACGGAAAGGGGCGACGCCCCCGAAGCACGCGACACACTCTCTCTTCACGCT GAGAGAGATTCCGCTGTCCGACATGTGGGAAGCCGAATCTATGATCGCGAGAATGGGATTAGTTGTCACCAG TGCCGACAGAAAACTCGGGACTTTGCGGTGCCGtgcaagaagatgaagaagaagaacaagccTTGCTGTATAAGGTTCTGTCATAAATGTCTTCGCAACag GTATGGAGAGAACGCTTTGGAAGCTTACGCTAAGGAGAATTGGGAATGCCCCAAATGCAGAGGCATTTGCAACTGCAGCGTTTGCAT GAAAAGAAGAGGCCAGCGGCCCACTGGCATGCTCATCAAGACCGCCAAGGCCACTGGATGCTCTTCAGTTTTTGAATGGCTGCATCACAATATTGCTGAGGGTTCTAATGCTGGAAATGTG GAGGCTGTGCCTGCAGAAGCAAGCCGGGGTAAGGAAATAGATAATGTGGGCAAGAATCACACTGCAGATCCTCAACCAGAGATGATAAACAACGCAGACTCTG GCAATGAAGCCAATCAAGAGAACACCAGCAAGGTGTCACGTCCTGCTTCTGAAGAGAATGCCCCGGCTGAAAATGATAATACTGAGCAACCAATGCCCGTGAAGATTCGCAGGCCAAGGAAACGTGATATCATAAGCACCACGGAACTGGAGAAGAAAGCTATTGTTCTTCCAGAGGGCAGTCCATTAACAATGGTTGCTGATGTAGAGTGGCAGGCTGAGGATGCTGGACCAGCGTTGCAGTTTCTGGAATTCTGTTCTGCATTTTCTAAG ATTCTTGATATAAGAAAGGGCCAACCGGAAGATATTCTTCGAGAAATAGCAAGAGAGTGTGTCGCTCTTCGGGGAGCACAGCCATTAACTGTTCAATTTCACATAAAGCTGCTATCTCTGATCAAAGAGGACATAGGGGAAGG GTCTACTTTGTACTCCCCTGAAAATGCCCGCTCATGGCTGCAAGATCTTGAAAAGGTTATAACGGAATCTCCGTGCATTGCCAAGGAACTGCACTTGGATTCTTATGACTGGGTCTCCATTGACTATTATAACTTGGAGCCATCAGAAAAACTGAAGATCTTGAATTTTCTCTGTGATGAGGCTCTTGGCACTGA AGTCCTGAGGAGTTggattgatgaagaaaataccAAATTTCTTGAGCAGAAGAAGGAAGACAGAGGAAAAGCAAGTGCTGTCAAACAGAAG GAGAAGGATATCAAACAGAAGATGAAGGATGAGATGGCCAAAGCTATGGCTCCAAGAGAAGGGGCTCCGCTTTCTGCTTCTGAACATCTGGAacttatattcaaaataaaaaccgaGGCAGAAAAGAGTTCTGCTGAGTTGGCTGAATCAATGGAAATAGTACCGAAAA AGAAACGGCGAATGGATGCTGTTCGTACTGAGCGTGTTTTCATTGTGGAAAATGGGCGCACATTCTGGAAATTAGGAGGTTCTGGTAAATCAGATATCCTAGCTCAAG AAATAGAGAATCAGGATTTAGTGGAAGGAAAGGAAAAGTGGTTTACTTATGATGAGGACAGTCAAAAGGTTATTGAGAAAGTCATTTTGACTCTAAG GTAA
- the LOC120261288 gene encoding transcription factor NIGT1-like, with translation MDSDDEKVRRLLDSAAALEVERRKIEVFQRELPLTLQLVTQAIESIRQQMGCVETSTDEPVLEEFIPLKPTSSSSQDEENPRSCEERNERKPDWLRSVQLWNQEPEPDVVRKPVALDPKIGGGAFHPFQKEDRVAPPPVAAEASSTAERVGMSGGEDKDKDKEGHSRSQRKARRCWSPELHRRFLHALQQLGGSHAATPKQIRELMKVDGLTNDEVKSHLQKYRLHTRRPTPAGQSTSPQTPQFVVVGGIWVQPPEYTTPGAAAVTQPAEGTRPPMNGIYAPVASVPSSEVRLKNKKASNRSPEGSLHSSDRGSHEDNSVADNGATNSTSPSTSSSSQTTTVSPPY, from the exons ATGGATTCCGACGACGAGAAGGTTCGCCGGCTTTTGGACTCTGCTGCAGCACTGGAGGTGGAAAGACGCAAGATTGAGGTCTTTCAGCGTGAGCTCCCACTCACCCTCCAACTTGTGACGCAAG CGATCGAGAGTATTAGACAGCAGATGGGGTGTGTGGAGACGTCGACTGATGAGCCGGTGCTGGAGGAGTTTATACCGTTGAAGCCTACCTCGTCGTCGTCGCAGGATGAGGAGAATCCGAGGAGTTGTGAGGAGAGGAACGAGAGGAAGCCGGATTGGCTTAGATCCGTTCAGTTGTGGAATCAGGAGCCGGAGCCG GATGTTGTGAGGAAGCCTGTGGCTTTGGATCCGAAGATTGGTGGAGGAGCATTTCATCCGTTTCAGAAGGAGGATCGTGTGGCTCCGCCTCCTGTGGCGGCAGAGGCAAGCTCAACTGCGGAGAGGGTCGGCATGTCCGGTGGAGAGGACAAGGATAAAGACAAGGAGGGGCATTCTCGGTCTCAGAGGAAGGCGAGAAGGTGTTGGTCTCCGGAACTTCATCGTAGGTTCCTTCATGCCCTTCAGCAGCTTGGTGGTTCTCATG CTGCAACTCCAAAGCAAATCAGAGAGCTGATGAAGGTGGACGGCCTCACCAACGATGAGGTGAAGAGTCATTTGCAG AAATATCGGCTGCACACCAGAAGACCTACTCCTGCTGGCCAGAGTACCAGTCCTCAAACACCACAGTTTGTGGTGGTCGGCGGCATTTGGGTCCAACCACCAGAGTACACCACCCCTGGCGCAGCAGCAGTCACTCAACCTGCTGAGGGAACCAGACCTCCCATGAATGGAATCTATGCTCCTGTTGCATCAGTGCCATCATCAGAAGTGAGACTTAAGAACAAGAAGGCATCAAACAGATCACCTGAAGGTTCCCTGCATTCAAGCGACAGAGGCAGTCATGAGGATAATAGTGTTGCTGACAATGGCGCTACCAACTCCACTTCCCCTTCTACCTCATCCTCTTCTCAGACCACCACTGTCTCTCCTCCTTACTAA